The genomic stretch GTCATCGCCGACACCGCCAACGAGGCCAACGAGACGTTCAGCCTCAAGCTCTCCTCGCCGCTGGGGGCGGTGATCTCCGATCCCAAGGGCGTGGTCACCATCGTCAACGACGACCCCGTCCCCGGACCGACCACCTTCCTCACCGTCAACGACGTGTCCATCACCGAGGGGGCGGCGGCCACGTCGGCCTTCGTCACCTTCACCATCACTCGCAGCGGGGTCACCACCGGCTCGTCCACGGTCACCTACGCCACCGCCAACGGCACGGCCACGTCGGGCAGCGACTACAAGGCCAAGGCGGCCACCGCCGTGACCTTCGCCGCCGGTGAGACCACCAAGACGGTGTCGGTCAAGGTGTTCGGCGATGCCACCGTCGAGCCCGA from Acidimicrobiales bacterium encodes the following:
- a CDS encoding Calx-beta domain-containing protein, yielding AVGDLSVTEGNSGTTSATFTVTRSGDTSGTSKVTYATVAATAVAPSDFTAVSGTLTFGPGQTTKSVTVSVIADTANEANETFSLKLSSPLGAVISDPKGVVTIVNDDPVPGPTTFLTVNDVSITEGAAATSAFVTFTITRSGVTTGSSTVTYATANGTATSGSDYKAKAATAVTFAAGETTKTVSVKVFGDATVEPDETFKLKLSSPTGATISDGTGIATIVNDD